The Alligator mississippiensis isolate rAllMis1 chromosome 14, rAllMis1, whole genome shotgun sequence DNA segment cttcttttggaaaaaaaaaagcaaagctgaGGAGCCGACAGAAGTGGAGAACTCATGTATAAGTCTTTACTCTGCTTAATTAAATGACCTTGGTTAATTTTCTTGGCTGTTTCCAGACTAGCCTGGCCCATGTATACATGGGCTGTCATATACCCACCTGGTGACTGGTAAAAAAATTAAGTACTAAAAAAAAAGGTGTCAACCAACTTAAAATACAAAGATTGTTGTCTTCTGCTTCTTTTTCAGAACCTAATTCTGGTCATAAGCTCAGCATTTGATtgtgttcatttttaaaacactCCTTACAACTTTTGAGCTCCCAAAGAACAGCATTTTAAATTTAGGATGTATCATAAACTCCTAAATCTAATAAGTAAAAGTATGGATGAAGGTTTAATCaatacaaaaaatattatttccttcaaaacatttttttccaagacaTGTTGTGCACAGAAATCCTTACTGCTACAATCAAAATGCCCTAACTCAGTCTTACTGAGATTTTTGATGACCGATAAGCAAGTTAAATATAAGTTGCCTTAATAGAAAGTTGCCTTTTGGTCAAAAGTTGAATTAATGCAATGGAATGCAACAAGGAAGAAATACACAATTTGTTATTTTTCCCCCAAGATTCAGTTTTAAATTTGGCTCAAGTGTCTTTTTAAAAGAACTGAAATGACTTAAGAAACTCCTCCCTACAGTAAAATGTCCTGATATTTAAACATATTCTTTCATTTTGGATGTAATGAAATAACTGGGCTTTAAAGTGTGAAATTTGCAAATTTCTGAATTTTGATTTTCAGTGCCTGGGAAGAAAAATGATCCTGCCACTGCATCTCCTTcaatatgaaaataaatttgCTACAAAGATATATTACCTAATAGATAATGGAGAAATGTTTAAAGAAGAATTACAGAggttaaaacaatttttaaaaagctacaaCAAAGAAAACAGGGATGATCTCCACGTATCTTGAAAATTCTTTGGGGGATCTGTGAAGTGTCATTATTTATCTCCAGCTTCACAATAAGAATaccaagaatttttttaaaagtcaagaatAGAGTAAATTTATACTTTGATGTTCCTTTTACCTCTGTTATTTGGAGAATAACTATAACATTATCTCATACTCCCAAAGCCTTTGCAAACGATTTCCTTCATATAGCGCTTCCTCTTTTTTTGCAGGTAGTGTAAACAGTTATCGTTCCTAAGGCTATGAACAGGCACAATTATCCCTAAATAATTGAAGGAATGTCATCCAAATTTGTTAAATGTCCTTTGGATCATAGGAATCAAAATACATTACCTAATCAAAATGCTGACTTATAAAGCATATATAAATAACTTTTAGAAATCCAAAGTACAGCTTAATAAATAGTCATAACCAACTTTAACATACGCATAATTATtcgtttttaaaaaaattctgctaTATCTGAGTTTTCACATCTTTGTGTCAGTGATATTTTGGCTTCAGAGACAGATGAAGGATGACTAAACTATTACATGAAAGGGTAAAAATGAAGCCACATATGTATGCTTTCAAATGGTCCTAGTTTTACTAGCACCCACGACTTTATGGTAATGGAAGTAAAAGTTGCATTATCCTCTTTTCCAACTGTGTGGTTATAAAACACCAGCAAGCATGGAGACATCGTTTGGAAGGTATCAATAGCTCATTTTTACGTGGCAATCTGACTCGGTGCCTAGTTGTGATACTTGAGCCAACAGTCCTTTTTCAGGCTGGTGCTTCAAGACTATCGTGTAACGGGTCCCTATGTGCTGAGCAGCTATGCATTAGCTAACATGCCGGCAAGAGAACTCCAGTGCATGTCAGCAGCAACGCATTTCCAGAGACATGTTGCAAAAATatattcaaagcaattattgtctattagggggttttttttgcaccTTCTAGAGAGAACAGCTCACCACCAAGTAATCTTGAATTCATAGATAGGACGCTTGCAGTAATAATGGTTTATCAGATGTTTATCACACACCCCAATGCACTGATGATCCACAGTAATTCCCCTTTCTGAAAGGTCTGTCACAATACAGTGAAGAAGGTCATAAACATCAGCTACAGCTTCCCAGGGGCCAAAAGATACATCCACTTCACAGTGATGTTCAAATAGTTTTGACTCGCTATCATTTCTTTCAAAACGTAGAGAGTTGAAAAGTGGACATTCGTATGGAGTGATGGGCATTTCTTCCTTGAAAACACAGACCTTCAACTTTGCAAATCTTGCTTTTCTCTGCATGGCTCGAAGTTTAGCAATTTCAATTATCCGCTCCAAGTGTTCTAAACAATCACACGCACAAAAAAAGATTGAAATTAAACCAGTGCAAGTCCTGTGAGAAACAGAGCACAGTATTTTCAGATGCAATCAAAATGTAATAAATTATTCTGTATACGGTGCTAGAAATATTTAGCAGATATGTTCAAAGGTTGTTTGTAGCTAGATACAGTCTAGTACTGTAACAAGATACACACAGCTGTCTTGAGAATGTAGTGTCTTTGCTATATACATATATGTCTTTCTTAAGTTCTGATTAATCACAACCTTCTATTGGAAAACTTCATTGTAGTGCTTCAACCATATGATCAAAATTCAACTTTAGGAATGAGGAAAGGAACACTGTACCAAGAAACTCCTGTCTTCTGGTCTTAGAGTCACAGACATGTGTATGGCATTATTCTCTGCAAGTCAAGGTTCGTCAAGCAATGCATTGTTTCTTAATACAAGCAGCATTTTGATAAGGATCTTTAAGGAATGATATTATGCACATACAAGAAATAACGCAAGACATAATGATATTAATAATGCCTCAAAAACTTGGATGATTTGATCTTTACAGCTCTTTAAATATACGGCCTCAGGCCCAAGGAATTACATGCAAAATTCAAGAGAACCAGTGCAAATTAAAAGAAACAGTTTCTGGTTCTTCCTTTATGGCTTGATGCTGCCCCCTGCTCAAGTACACTGAAAAATTCCCCATCATCATGAATAATGTTGGAGCCTTACTTAGACTACTTGTGCAACAAactgtaaaatataaaaatactgtATCCTTTGCTTACCTTTGTAATATGGCATTAAGCCcaggaaagcttgtctaactttttctcctttaagaggTTGGACATCCTCTAGATTGTCTAGCAATGGTCCAATAGAATAATATTGTGCTTCCTTGTAAACTGACCTCACTCGTTCTCTTGACGGAAGGTCACCAGATCGCAGAAAGTTCAGTATGTCTCTAAACAAGGCGAGAAAATGCTATATGATAACATGTTttcaaaattgaaaaaaacaaaaaccctgcaaTCCTGGTTCTCAAGTGTTCATTTTATTTGGGCCAGCAATTCTGCAGCTCAGAAAGTAATTGAAAGAACTGTGAAGTGTATTTCCAAATACACATATTTAATGTCCTTTGTCATTTCTGAGCCTTTGATTGGGAAATTTGATGTCTGTGGCACTTGAACACACCAAGAAACTTGTTCATGAGGCTTTGACCATCCAACATGGAACAGGATGCAGATTACAGTCTCTTGTAAACATGTGCCAACATAGTAATTATCACCGTAATCAGTTAACCTCTGATTTTCCTGGAGGACCATGTTGATTGGTCCTCTGGGCCCACCCAGATGCCCACTGATATCAGTGGGCCTCCGGGTGAGTGATCCCAGAGGGGATCCCTGCAGGGTCCAAATGTATAAGTGTATATCTGTGCACCTACGTTTATTTTGATACAGGACAGATCTTTCTTTTGAATGCCACTGTTTAAAGTGGTTTAAAGAAGAACATTTTGAGGATGGAAAACACATTTCACAAACACTAACAAATACATTTGGTTAGTGACCTTATGCCCCCTAACAAAGAACAGCTATTATGGACACTTTTCATTATAATATAGTGGATAAAGTATAAAAGAACTTGCTTGATTTTAGGGTACATCGACATTTTGAATATGTACTACAAATATCACAAGAAAGTCCGTTTTCTAAAAGGGGGTTTCAACAGCAGACAGTTCGCAAATGCCAAATGGCAAGAACTGCTCATTTTCAAATACGATAGGGTAATCATGCCAGGAAATTCTTCCTTCCTGTATTTTGGATGTTGTGGCAGGTGAAGAAAAGTCACTGACTGGCTTTGAAAAGGATTAAGTCCTTCTTAGCTGACGAGATGAGGAGAACCCCTGGGCAAATCAGGTCTTATTTTAGAAATGAGGTCAGAATGCCAAAGACACATTTGAAAAGCAATGGTCTAAGCCTGCAAACTCATACTACTGACAGCAGTGCTTCTCAGTTGTAGCAGTCCCACAGACACCAAAAATGACTAAGCATCAGTAGCATCATGATCAAAATAATCAATTGAAAGAATGCTATACAATTTTAGGCCTTCAGAAGGATTATAACAGTGCAGAGCTGTAAATATAGCATTGTCAGAAATCAGTAGTTTAAACAAATGCTATGAGCCTTGTACTGTTTTGCCACCCACAGTAAGTAAATATGTCTTTTAAAGACAACAAAAGGTGGCTAACACTTTGTTTTCTCCGGGTCCTAAGGAGTGGATGAACAGTGGACTCTTACAGTCATCAAGCCAAGTACATTTTGCACCTTATTTCTTGGAAAATGACATCCCATTAGAAGCACAGATTTCACTCTAACCTCCTGCTTTTTGGAAACGCCTTATAAATTAGAGCTGAGTCGAATTTCTAATTACACAGTCTAATTTGGAAGCAATCTGGCAGTTTTGAATATGGATAAACACCTGCAGGCTTGAAAGACAGCATGATATCTGAGCCATATATAATGTTAATCTGCCTGCCTAAATTTAGATAAACCAGAATTTAGAGAAGCAATGTGCAATCCAGGCTAACAACACGTGGGTATGAGAATGAGAGgcaaaatggagagagagagaaattttgtAATATTATCCAAAACTAAGTTCTAGCAAACAAGAATATTTCAGATTGAAGTCAAATGACTAAATTAGTTGGACAACTTCTGCGTTGCATATTTTCTTCCCACAACTGGCTGCACAGCTGTATTCTACATTACATTTGTTCCAATGTCCACAGATATCCTGAAAATGATAACAGCTGAAAGAGGACCTTATCAAAGAAACCTACTAAACATCGTGGCTCCACTCTTTGTTTTTTCTATTGTAATTTTTACTCTACAATCACAAAAAAGGACAGAAATATTGTTTTTGTGAGTCACGCTGTCCAACAGCTTGTCTTTTACACGTTAGGGAATGCAAGTCCCTGCAGAGAAGAACACTGTATGTACATACTTTTGCTGagaatcaaaaatattttttttccccttgtaaagCTGGCTATAGCTGTTAGTAATGAAACGAAGAGGCGGTTTGGACTGTGGTGTATTCTGAAGTTTGACTGCTTTCTGAAGGAAGTTTCCAAAACTCTGTTTGCAAGTTAATCATGCGAACCTGCTAAAAAACAACCTTCAAAATGGGATTGAATTAGAGGGATGCAAATTcacccttgatttttttttaatgaatgtttcttttttcagTAACAGCTTCAACATATTTCTAGTAAGGACAATGCACATACCCAAAGTAAGTTCCATCTCTGTCAATAAAGTATCTGCCTTCAGCATCTGTTGGAATATAGTGCCTTCCGCTAAACATAGCAGCCAACATGGTGTCCTCATACCGTCTTAATGTTGACAGCCTGGTAGTGAAATACATGCCTCCTACATTAAGTGGAATAACTTCAGGGAACTGAAAAAGCAATCATATCACCATTTGAAAATTATTCAGTGATGCTACGCAAATGTGTATATGCCAagacccctcctcctccctccccatttaGCAGATCAAACTCTCTACAGTACACGGGATAACAATCATAAACACAGGATGAGCCGTCTTGAAAGCTTATGAAGAATGGAAGAACATGGAGAGAGTCAAATCTTCAGGAAGGTGACCATCTCAACCAAAATGTGGCATGAACAAGGACAAATTGCGGCAAGTTTAAAAGGCTACAATTAGGATTTTGAAGTTGTGCAACAAAAGAACGAGAGGACAATGACGGGATTTATTTAGGAAGGGGAATTAATACAGCAAGCCAGAAAGGTGACTTTTTTAGCAGCAGACTTTCAAAGGATTGCAAAGAAAGCTAGTCACGAAGAGGGAACAGGGATTCTTCTTACCTTTACTTTTTGGCAAGACAACAGTGATTATAGCAGCCAGGACACAGGGGACAGG contains these protein-coding regions:
- the KCTD7 gene encoding BTB/POZ domain-containing protein KCTD7 isoform X1 — its product is MSLCLPRDDLQPVGKAPRSFGSRLLFSSTANAACPADLVTRARGMVVVTGQNKVSGKPDDAMSSSDAEDDFQEPATPTATQAGQSLPLLPQQFPEVIPLNVGGMYFTTRLSTLRRYEDTMLAAMFSGRHYIPTDAEGRYFIDRDGTYFGDILNFLRSGDLPSRERVRSVYKEAQYYSIGPLLDNLEDVQPLKGEKVRQAFLGLMPYYKEHLERIIEIAKLRAMQRKARFAKLKVCVFKEEMPITPYECPLFNSLRFERNDSESKLFEHHCEVDVSFGPWEAVADVYDLLHCIVTDLSERGITVDHQCIGVCDKHLINHYYCKRPIYEFKITWW
- the KCTD7 gene encoding BTB/POZ domain-containing protein KCTD7 isoform X2, with the protein product MSLCLPRDDLQPVGKAPRSFGSRLLFSSTANAACPADLVTRARGMVVVTGQNKVSGKPDDAMSSSDAEDDFQEPATPTATQAGQSLPLLPQQFPEVIPLNVGGMYFTTRLSTLRRYEDTMLAAMFSGRHYIPTDAEGRYFIDRDGTYFGDILNFLRSGDLPSRERVRSVYKEAQYYSIGPLLDNLEDVQPLKGEKVRQAFLGLMPYYKEHLERIIEIAKLRAMQRKARFAKLKVCVFKEEMPITPYECPLFNSLRFERNDSESKLFEHHCEVDVSFGPWEAVADVYDLLHCIVTDLSERGITVDHQCIGL
- the KCTD7 gene encoding BTB/POZ domain-containing protein KCTD7 isoform X3 encodes the protein MSLCLPRDDLQPVGKAPRSFGSRLLFSSTANAACPADLVTRARGMVVVTGQNKVSGKPDDAMSSSDAEDDFQEPATPTATQAGQSLPLLPQQFPEVIPLNVGGMYFTTRLSTLRRYEDTMLAAMFSGRHYIPTDAEGRYFIDRDGTYFGDILNFLRSGDLPSRERVRSVYKEAQYYSIGPLLDNLEDVQPLKGEKVRQAFLGLMPYYKEHLERIIEIAKLRAMQRKARFAKLKL